From one Streptomyces sp. Q6 genomic stretch:
- a CDS encoding pyrimidine reductase family protein produces MRRLFPVTYETADGKGYEGQEVAEGPVSREWSLDELADAYAYPAGTGAGREVGQEGDVWLRANMVSTLDGAAQHDGRSQPISCPTDMRIFGTLRGLADVVIVGAQTVRQEGYRPARAREAFLARRAAAGQRPAPSIAVISASLDLDFDLPLFTDPLAPTFLVTGAGAPADRVAAARRTGTEVLVAGEGATVDPDRAVRALAERGLRRQLTEGGPRMLGQFVAARVLDELCLTVAPLLTAGDAQRIAGGSTLAVLERFELASLLEEDGFLFTRYRRTRHSTE; encoded by the coding sequence ATGCGACGCCTGTTCCCTGTGACGTACGAAACAGCAGATGGCAAGGGGTACGAGGGCCAGGAGGTGGCCGAGGGGCCGGTGAGCCGCGAGTGGAGTCTCGACGAACTCGCCGACGCCTACGCCTACCCCGCCGGTACCGGAGCCGGTCGGGAGGTCGGTCAGGAGGGGGACGTGTGGTTGCGCGCCAACATGGTCTCCACGCTCGACGGGGCGGCCCAGCACGACGGCCGCTCGCAGCCCATCTCCTGCCCCACCGACATGCGGATCTTCGGCACCCTGCGCGGCCTCGCCGACGTGGTGATCGTCGGCGCCCAGACCGTCCGCCAGGAGGGCTACCGGCCCGCCCGCGCCAGGGAGGCCTTCCTGGCACGCCGGGCGGCCGCGGGCCAGCGTCCGGCCCCCTCGATCGCGGTCATCAGCGCGAGCCTCGACCTCGACTTCGACCTGCCGCTGTTCACCGACCCGCTGGCGCCGACGTTCCTGGTCACGGGGGCGGGCGCCCCGGCCGACCGGGTGGCGGCCGCGCGCAGGACGGGCACCGAGGTGCTGGTCGCCGGCGAGGGCGCGACCGTGGACCCGGACCGCGCGGTGCGGGCCCTCGCCGAGCGCGGGCTGCGGCGGCAGCTCACCGAGGGCGGTCCCCGGATGCTGGGTCAGTTCGTGGCGGCCCGGGTACTCGACGAGCTGTGTCTGACGGTGGCGCCGTTGCTCACCGCGGGTGACGCGCAGCGCATCGCGGGAGGGTCGACCCTGGCCGTGCTGGAACGTTTCGAACTGGCATCTCTCCTGGAGGAGGACGGTTTTCTCTTCACTCGGTACCGTCGGACCCGACACTCGACGGAATGA
- a CDS encoding indole-3-glycerol phosphate synthase — MFTSVLMIEKALTSADVEFVTTLHGDEEVSFHVLLQPRGDQADRLLRAIDDVAMGELDEAAREDEVPEGDEAKAPAEQALAVSLAALHQAGCAAEGRLIEDHPLDALKALVDDVKADEVIVLTDPHYVEEFFHRDWASRARHKVGVPVLKLFSYSKA, encoded by the coding sequence GTGTTCACGAGCGTATTGATGATCGAGAAGGCCCTGACGTCTGCCGACGTGGAGTTCGTCACCACTTTGCACGGTGACGAGGAAGTCTCTTTCCATGTGCTGCTCCAGCCCCGCGGCGACCAGGCCGACCGCCTGCTGCGGGCCATCGACGACGTCGCCATGGGCGAGCTCGACGAGGCGGCGCGGGAGGACGAGGTCCCCGAAGGCGACGAGGCCAAGGCGCCGGCCGAGCAGGCCCTCGCGGTCTCCCTTGCGGCCCTGCACCAGGCGGGCTGCGCGGCCGAGGGGCGACTGATCGAGGACCACCCGCTGGACGCCCTGAAGGCGCTGGTCGACGACGTCAAGGCGGACGAGGTCATCGTGCTGACCGACCCGCACTACGTCGAGGAGTTCTTCCACCGCGACTGGGCCTCCCGCGCCCGGCACAAGGTGGGCGTTCCGGTTCTGAAGCTGTTCTCGTACAGCAAGGCGTGA
- the murC gene encoding UDP-N-acetylmuramate--L-alanine ligase — MAPGLPTSTAAMDRPHFIGIGGAGMSGIAKILAQRGARVAGSDSRESATAEALRALGVTVHIGHDAAHLAPDASCVVVSSAIREDNPELVRAAELDIPVVHRSDALAALMDGLRPIAVAGTHGKTTTTSMLAVSLSALGLDPSYAIGGDLDAPGSNALHGEGDIFVAEADESDRSFHKYRPEVAIILNVELDHHANYASMDEIYDSFETFTSKIVPGGTLVIAADHDGAVELTRRIRDTTSLKVVTYGESESADIRIHKITPRGLASEVTVLLDGKLLTFTVSVPGRHYAHNAVAALAAGVALGIPSRNLAGALKSYTGVKRRLQLKGEENGVQVVDSYAHHPTEMTADLEAMRSAVGDSRILVLFQPHLFSRTQELGKEMGDALKLADASVVLDIYPAREDPIPGITSALIVDAARAAGADVQPASDKAAAVEAIAGMAKPGDLVLTMGAGDVTDLGPRILDHLAQR; from the coding sequence ATGGCACCCGGCCTGCCCACTTCTACCGCCGCCATGGACCGACCGCACTTCATCGGCATCGGCGGCGCCGGAATGTCGGGCATCGCCAAGATCCTCGCGCAGCGCGGCGCGCGGGTCGCGGGCAGCGACTCCCGTGAGTCCGCCACCGCCGAGGCCCTGCGTGCGCTCGGCGTCACGGTCCACATCGGCCACGACGCCGCGCACCTCGCGCCCGACGCCAGCTGCGTCGTCGTCTCCTCCGCGATCCGCGAGGACAACCCGGAGCTGGTCCGCGCCGCCGAGCTGGACATCCCCGTCGTCCACCGCTCGGACGCGCTCGCGGCCCTGATGGACGGCCTGCGCCCGATCGCCGTCGCCGGTACGCACGGCAAGACGACCACGACGTCGATGCTGGCGGTCTCGCTCAGCGCCCTCGGGCTCGACCCGTCGTACGCGATCGGCGGCGACCTCGACGCCCCTGGTTCGAACGCGCTGCACGGCGAGGGCGACATCTTCGTCGCCGAGGCCGACGAGTCGGACCGCAGCTTCCACAAGTACCGGCCCGAAGTCGCGATCATCCTGAACGTCGAGCTCGACCACCACGCCAACTACGCGTCGATGGACGAGATCTACGACTCCTTCGAGACGTTCACGTCCAAGATCGTCCCCGGCGGCACGCTGGTGATCGCCGCCGACCACGACGGCGCGGTCGAGCTGACCCGCCGTATCCGCGACACGACGTCCCTCAAGGTCGTCACGTACGGCGAGTCCGAGTCGGCCGACATCCGCATCCACAAGATCACCCCGCGTGGGCTGGCCAGCGAGGTAACGGTCCTCCTGGACGGCAAGCTGCTCACCTTCACCGTCTCGGTCCCCGGCCGCCACTACGCGCACAACGCGGTCGCGGCCCTCGCGGCGGGCGTCGCCCTCGGCATCCCGTCCCGGAACCTGGCGGGCGCGCTGAAGTCCTACACGGGCGTCAAGCGCCGCCTCCAGCTCAAGGGCGAGGAGAACGGCGTGCAGGTCGTCGACTCGTACGCCCACCACCCGACCGAGATGACCGCCGACCTGGAAGCCATGCGCTCGGCGGTCGGTGACTCCCGCATCCTGGTCCTCTTCCAGCCGCACCTCTTCTCCCGCACCCAGGAGCTGGGCAAGGAGATGGGTGACGCCCTGAAGCTCGCGGACGCCTCGGTCGTGCTCGACATCTACCCGGCGCGCGAGGACCCGATCCCCGGCATCACCAGCGCCCTGATCGTCGACGCGGCGCGTGCGGCCGGCGCCGACGTGCAGCCGGCGAGCGACAAGGCGGCGGCCGTCGAGGCGATCGCGGGAATGGCGAAGCCCGGCGATCTCGTTCTCACCATGGGAGCGGGCGACGTCACGGACCTCGGCCCGCGGATCCTGGACCACCTCGCACAGCGCTGA
- the msrB gene encoding peptide-methionine (R)-S-oxide reductase MsrB produces MSYDVEKPDEQWRAELTPAEYAVLRQAGTEPAFVGEYTDTKTKGVYSCRACGAELFTSTEKFESHCGWPSFYDPKNSDAVELMEDRSHGMVRTEVRCARCGSHLGHVFEGEGYPTPTDQRYCINSISLRLAADED; encoded by the coding sequence ATGTCGTACGACGTCGAGAAGCCGGACGAGCAGTGGCGCGCGGAGCTGACCCCGGCGGAGTACGCGGTACTGCGCCAGGCCGGCACGGAGCCCGCCTTCGTCGGTGAGTACACCGACACCAAGACCAAGGGCGTCTACTCCTGCCGCGCCTGCGGCGCGGAGCTGTTCACCTCGACGGAGAAGTTCGAGTCGCACTGCGGCTGGCCGAGCTTCTACGACCCGAAGAACTCGGACGCCGTCGAGCTCATGGAGGACCGCTCGCACGGCATGGTCCGCACGGAGGTCCGCTGCGCACGCTGCGGCTCGCACCTCGGGCACGTGTTCGAGGGCGAGGGGTACCCCACGCCGACGGACCAGCGGTACTGCATCAACTCGATCTCGCTGCGACTGGCGGCGGACGAGGACTGA
- a CDS encoding PRD domain-containing protein, with translation MEALRVLNNNVVLARDERGQEVILTGRGIGFSSQQGKPIDPALIVRVFVPADGRDPDHLAEVFALIGEEVLRAVVIALEEVGIEGRESTRPTLAIAVADHVAGALDRAKRGIVVEYPLRAETQALYGTEYAQAQSLLAAINERVDPRLDPSEATALALHLVNAGFASGDLSFTYTMTGVIQQMLAVVREQYGLDVAQESLSAARFITHVRYLFVRIQQHRQLKGHESTIGKGIRQHYPEATGTAQKLATIVELRLGERLSDDEISYLALHMARMTMEADADAA, from the coding sequence GTGGAGGCACTACGCGTCCTGAACAACAATGTGGTCCTCGCTCGTGACGAGCGGGGCCAGGAGGTCATCCTCACCGGGCGTGGCATCGGGTTCAGCTCGCAGCAGGGCAAGCCCATCGACCCCGCGCTGATCGTGCGCGTCTTCGTCCCGGCCGACGGCCGCGATCCCGATCATCTGGCCGAGGTCTTCGCCCTCATCGGCGAGGAGGTCCTGCGCGCCGTCGTCATCGCGCTCGAAGAGGTCGGCATCGAGGGGCGCGAGTCCACGCGGCCGACCCTCGCCATCGCGGTCGCCGACCATGTCGCGGGCGCCCTGGACCGGGCGAAGCGCGGGATCGTCGTCGAGTACCCGCTGCGCGCCGAGACGCAGGCCCTGTACGGCACCGAGTACGCCCAGGCGCAGAGCCTGCTGGCGGCCATCAACGAGCGGGTGGACCCGCGCCTCGACCCCTCCGAGGCGACGGCGCTCGCCCTGCACCTGGTCAACGCCGGCTTCGCGTCGGGCGACCTGTCGTTCACGTACACGATGACCGGGGTCATCCAGCAGATGCTCGCCGTCGTGCGCGAGCAGTACGGCCTGGACGTGGCGCAGGAGTCGTTGAGCGCGGCGCGGTTCATCACGCACGTCCGCTATCTCTTCGTGCGGATCCAGCAGCACCGCCAGCTGAAGGGCCACGAGTCCACGATCGGCAAGGGCATCCGCCAGCACTACCCGGAGGCGACCGGTACGGCGCAGAAGCTGGCGACGATCGTCGAGCTGCGGCTGGGCGAGCGGCTGAGCGACGACGAGATCTCGTACCTGGCGCTGCACATGGCCCGCATGACCATGGAGGCCGACGCCGACGCGGCGTGA
- a CDS encoding glucose PTS transporter subunit IIA: MSSTTAPGTEALAESILRGVGGPGNIESLTHCATRLRFQLHDGQKVDQAALDALGGVMGTVPQSGDRFQIVIGGAVARVYSEIMNLPSMTAGGTAKPKSDADVKAEMRAKSRGRFAWVDNFFEYLSDSFRPLMGVLLGSSLIIAIASMLDAFGLVDFRATDKSATWVFVDAMWRSVLYFLPIFVAYNAAKKLKIDPWVGAAVMAAVMTPNFTGMLNKDSGIPGITCTTNATLGTQECVAHVFGLPMQLNDYGGQVFVPLLMVALLALVYKGLQRVFPENVHMVFVPFFSMLIMIPVTAFLIGPMGIWAGNGLGEGLSWLNNNAPIVFAILIPLIYPFLVPLGLHWPLNALMLQNISTLGYDFIQGPMGAWNFACFGATAGVLLLSIRHREKEMRQTATGALAAGLFGGISEPSLYGIHLRFKRIYPRMLVGCLVGGVIVGVMGGVDTDAFAFTSLLTIPVFDPMVTYIIAITAAFFTSMALVYFSDFRTKEDRAQANAERDAAEAAARGEDAPADDREVVTAAKVELAAPVAGRVVGLDEVPDPVFSSRALGEGVGIEPADGRIVAPVDGELVTVVDTGHAFGIRTADGVEVLVHVGIDTVKMQGEGFDVRVESGQKVSVGDLLAEVDLDAVRAAEHPTVTLMTVPNTAEFASVEPRIGQDVVAGAPVVTVQR; this comes from the coding sequence ATGAGCAGCACCACCGCACCGGGTACCGAGGCGCTGGCGGAGAGCATTCTCCGTGGCGTCGGCGGGCCCGGGAACATCGAGAGCCTCACGCACTGTGCGACGCGGCTGCGCTTCCAGCTCCACGACGGGCAGAAGGTCGACCAGGCCGCCCTCGACGCCCTCGGTGGCGTCATGGGGACCGTGCCGCAGTCCGGCGACCGCTTCCAGATCGTGATCGGAGGCGCCGTCGCACGCGTCTACTCCGAGATCATGAACCTGCCGTCGATGACCGCGGGCGGCACGGCCAAGCCGAAGTCCGACGCGGACGTCAAGGCCGAGATGCGCGCCAAGAGCCGCGGCCGCTTCGCCTGGGTCGACAACTTCTTCGAGTACCTCTCGGACTCGTTCCGCCCGCTCATGGGCGTGCTGCTCGGCTCCTCGCTGATCATCGCGATCGCCTCCATGCTCGACGCCTTCGGGCTGGTCGACTTCCGGGCCACGGACAAGTCCGCGACCTGGGTGTTCGTCGACGCCATGTGGCGCTCGGTGCTGTACTTCCTGCCGATCTTCGTCGCGTACAACGCGGCCAAGAAGCTGAAGATCGACCCGTGGGTCGGCGCCGCCGTGATGGCCGCGGTGATGACCCCGAACTTCACCGGCATGCTCAACAAGGACTCCGGGATCCCCGGAATCACCTGCACCACCAACGCGACCCTGGGCACCCAGGAGTGCGTGGCGCACGTCTTCGGCCTGCCGATGCAGCTGAACGACTACGGCGGCCAGGTCTTCGTGCCGCTGCTGATGGTCGCCCTGCTCGCCCTGGTCTACAAAGGCTTGCAGCGCGTCTTCCCGGAGAACGTGCACATGGTGTTCGTGCCGTTCTTCAGCATGCTGATCATGATCCCGGTGACCGCGTTCCTCATCGGCCCGATGGGCATCTGGGCCGGCAACGGCCTCGGTGAGGGTCTGTCGTGGCTGAACAACAACGCCCCGATCGTCTTCGCGATCCTGATCCCGCTGATCTACCCGTTCCTGGTGCCGCTCGGCCTGCACTGGCCGCTGAACGCCCTCATGCTCCAGAACATCAGCACCCTCGGGTACGACTTCATCCAGGGCCCCATGGGCGCGTGGAACTTCGCCTGCTTCGGCGCCACCGCCGGTGTGCTGCTGCTCTCGATCCGTCACCGTGAGAAGGAGATGCGCCAGACCGCGACCGGCGCGCTCGCCGCGGGTCTGTTCGGCGGTATCTCCGAGCCGTCCCTGTACGGCATCCACCTGCGCTTCAAGCGGATCTACCCGCGCATGCTCGTCGGCTGCCTCGTGGGCGGTGTGATCGTCGGCGTCATGGGCGGCGTGGACACCGACGCCTTCGCCTTCACCTCGCTGCTCACCATCCCGGTCTTCGACCCGATGGTCACGTACATCATCGCGATCACCGCGGCCTTCTTCACCTCGATGGCGCTCGTCTACTTCTCCGACTTCCGCACCAAGGAGGACCGCGCCCAGGCCAACGCCGAGCGCGACGCCGCCGAGGCCGCCGCCCGCGGCGAGGACGCGCCGGCCGACGACCGTGAGGTCGTCACCGCCGCGAAGGTGGAGCTCGCGGCGCCGGTCGCGGGCCGTGTGGTCGGCCTCGACGAGGTCCCGGACCCGGTCTTCTCGTCCCGCGCGCTCGGTGAGGGCGTGGGCATCGAGCCGGCCGACGGCCGCATCGTCGCCCCGGTCGACGGTGAGCTCGTCACCGTCGTCGACACCGGTCACGCCTTCGGCATCCGCACCGCGGACGGCGTCGAGGTGCTGGTCCACGTCGGCATCGACACGGTCAAGATGCAGGGCGAGGGCTTCGACGTACGCGTCGAGTCCGGCCAGAAGGTCTCCGTCGGCGATCTCCTCGCCGAGGTCGACCTCGACGCCGTGCGCGCCGCGGAGCACCCGACCGTCACCCTCATGACGGTCCCCAACACCGCCGAGTTCGCCTCGGTCGAGCCGCGGATCGGGCAGGACGTCGTCGCCGGCGCCCCCGTGGTGACCGTCCAGCGGTAA
- a CDS encoding cytochrome P450, giving the protein MTGGPPDVFDPRLYAAGVPHDRYRVLRDHHPVSWQAEPAVLGWPEGPGFWAVSRHADVVRVLKDATTYSSYLGATQIRDPDPADLPFIRGMMLNQDPPAHGRLRRLVSRAFTPRRVEGFERAARTRATALLDKALRADDGTSSVDLVSTVTDDYALLNLADLLGVPESDRALLLHWTRRVIGYQDPDEAPEPVLDDAGRPVNPRSPSALADMFAYADALAAHKRAHPADDVMTTLATDPELTPPERQMFFFLLTIAGNDTVRGAAPGGLSLLAENPSTYARLRANELDLASLTDELLRRHPPVLTFRRTAAKDTTLAGTRIAEGDKVVVLHASAHHDERVFTDPFRLDPHRAPNPHVSFGDGPHVCLGAHFARLQLRVLYDEVSRALPELRPAGTPRRLVSNFINGIKELPVLREP; this is encoded by the coding sequence GTGACGGGCGGGCCGCCCGACGTCTTCGACCCGCGCCTGTACGCGGCGGGAGTCCCGCACGACCGCTACCGCGTCCTGCGCGACCACCACCCGGTGTCATGGCAGGCCGAGCCGGCGGTCCTCGGCTGGCCGGAGGGCCCCGGTTTCTGGGCCGTGTCCCGGCACGCGGACGTGGTCCGGGTCCTGAAGGACGCGACGACGTACTCCTCGTACCTCGGCGCGACGCAGATCCGCGACCCGGACCCGGCGGACCTGCCCTTCATCCGGGGCATGATGCTCAACCAGGACCCCCCGGCGCACGGCCGGCTGCGCCGCCTGGTGAGCCGGGCCTTCACGCCGCGCCGGGTCGAGGGGTTCGAGCGGGCGGCGCGCACCCGGGCGACGGCCCTGCTGGACAAGGCGCTCCGGGCGGACGACGGCACGTCCTCGGTCGACCTGGTCTCGACCGTCACCGACGACTACGCCCTGCTCAACCTCGCCGACCTCCTCGGCGTACCGGAGTCCGACCGCGCGCTGCTCCTGCACTGGACGCGGCGGGTCATCGGCTACCAGGACCCGGACGAGGCGCCGGAACCGGTCCTCGACGACGCGGGGCGCCCGGTGAACCCGCGCTCCCCGTCCGCCCTGGCCGACATGTTCGCGTACGCCGACGCGCTCGCCGCCCACAAGCGGGCGCACCCGGCCGACGACGTCATGACGACGCTCGCCACGGACCCCGAACTCACGCCGCCCGAACGGCAGATGTTCTTCTTCCTGCTGACGATCGCGGGCAACGACACGGTTCGCGGCGCGGCGCCGGGCGGCCTGTCCCTGCTGGCCGAGAACCCGTCGACGTACGCCCGACTCCGCGCGAACGAGCTGGACTTGGCGTCTCTCACGGACGAACTCCTGCGCCGTCACCCGCCGGTGCTCACGTTCCGCCGTACGGCGGCGAAGGACACGACGCTGGCGGGCACCCGTATCGCCGAGGGCGACAAGGTCGTCGTGCTCCACGCGTCCGCCCACCACGACGAACGCGTCTTCACCGACCCCTTCCGTCTCGACCCGCACCGCGCCCCGAACCCGCACGTGTCCTTCGGCGACGGCCCGCACGTCTGCCTGGGCGCGCATTTCGCACGGCTCCAGCTGCGGGTGCTCTACGACGAGGTGAGCCGCGCCCTGCCGGAGCTGCGCCCCGCCGGGACACCACGGCGGCTGGTGTCGAACTTCATCAACGGGATCAAGGAACTGCCGGTGCTCCGGGAGCCGTGA
- a CDS encoding alpha/beta hydrolase: MASFSLPHALHGDGPHKVIAVHGWFADRSAYAPIVPDLDRVSFQYALVDLRGYGEAIQTPGAYTTAEAADDVIDLADRLGWERFSLIGHSMGGSVAQRVVARAGARVRRVAGVSPVPASGLALPPEQWELFAGADTEPANRRAILDVTTGGVRPAAWLDRMVERSLACSDAKAFRAWLDSWARDDFHTRLEGCTTPALAVTGQLDPALSADLMRQTWLRWFVRGELVDLPVCGHYAMDEAPLALIRVVEDFLRADGA, from the coding sequence GTGGCCTCCTTCTCGCTGCCCCACGCGCTGCACGGCGACGGCCCGCACAAGGTGATCGCGGTGCACGGCTGGTTCGCGGACCGCTCCGCGTACGCGCCGATCGTCCCCGACCTCGACCGCGTCTCCTTCCAGTACGCCCTCGTCGACCTGCGCGGCTACGGCGAGGCGATCCAGACGCCGGGCGCGTACACGACGGCCGAGGCGGCGGACGACGTCATCGACCTGGCGGACCGGCTCGGCTGGGAGCGCTTCTCGCTGATCGGGCACTCGATGGGCGGCAGCGTGGCGCAGCGGGTGGTCGCGCGGGCGGGGGCGCGGGTGCGGCGCGTCGCCGGGGTGTCCCCGGTGCCCGCCTCAGGGCTGGCGCTGCCGCCCGAGCAGTGGGAGCTGTTCGCCGGGGCCGACACCGAGCCCGCGAACCGCCGCGCCATCCTCGACGTCACGACGGGCGGCGTCCGCCCCGCCGCCTGGCTGGACCGCATGGTCGAGCGGTCGCTGGCGTGCAGCGACGCCAAGGCGTTCCGGGCCTGGCTGGACTCGTGGGCGCGCGACGACTTCCACACCCGACTCGAAGGCTGTACGACGCCCGCGCTCGCTGTCACCGGCCAGCTCGACCCGGCGCTGTCGGCGGACCTGATGCGGCAGACGTGGCTGCGCTGGTTCGTGCGCGGCGAGCTCGTCGATCTGCCGGTGTGCGGCCACTACGCGATGGACGAGGCGCCGCTGGCGCTGATCAGGGTGGTGGAGGACTTCCTCCGGGCGGACGGCGCGTGA
- a CDS encoding pentapeptide repeat-containing protein gives MTSPDARRPALPRADLTADCGTCFGLCCVALPFAKSQDFAANKNAGTPCRNLRSDFRCGIHATLRDDGYRGCTVFDCFGAGQKVSQVTFDGVSWRERPDSARTMYDVFPVMRQLHELLWYLEEVLALRRAAAVHQDARRALDTIDLLTRADAEELLAADVPAIRGDVNTLLLRASELVRAEVPGALGRKKNHRGADLVGARLRKADLRGANLRGALLVAADLTGADLRTADLIGADLRDARLAGADLTGSVFLTQAQLNAAHGDATTKVPAALRRPAHWDA, from the coding sequence GTGACCTCTCCCGATGCCCGTCGCCCCGCTCTGCCCCGCGCCGACCTGACCGCCGACTGCGGCACCTGCTTCGGCCTCTGCTGCGTCGCGCTGCCCTTCGCCAAGTCCCAGGACTTCGCGGCGAACAAGAACGCGGGCACGCCCTGCCGCAACCTCCGGAGCGACTTCCGCTGCGGCATCCACGCCACTCTGCGCGACGACGGCTACCGCGGCTGCACCGTCTTCGACTGCTTCGGCGCGGGGCAGAAGGTCTCGCAGGTCACGTTCGACGGGGTGAGCTGGCGGGAGCGCCCCGACAGCGCGCGCACCATGTACGACGTCTTTCCCGTCATGCGCCAACTGCACGAGCTGCTCTGGTACTTGGAGGAGGTCCTCGCACTGCGCCGGGCCGCCGCCGTGCATCAGGACGCGCGGCGCGCCCTCGACACCATCGACCTGCTCACGCGTGCGGACGCCGAAGAGCTGCTCGCCGCCGACGTGCCCGCGATCCGGGGCGACGTCAACACCCTGCTGCTGAGGGCGAGCGAACTGGTGCGCGCCGAGGTGCCCGGAGCGCTCGGGCGCAAGAAGAACCACCGCGGCGCCGACCTCGTCGGAGCCCGCCTGCGGAAGGCCGACCTGCGCGGCGCCAACCTGCGCGGCGCCCTCCTCGTCGCCGCCGACCTGACCGGCGCCGACCTGCGCACGGCCGACCTGATCGGTGCCGACCTGCGCGACGCGCGCCTGGCGGGCGCCGACCTCACCGGCAGCGTCTTCCTCACCCAGGCCCAGCTGAACGCGGCGCACGGCGACGCCACCACCAAGGTGCCCGCGGCGCTGCGACGGCCCGCGCACTGGGACGCGTAG